From the genome of Variovorax sp. RA8, one region includes:
- the urtC gene encoding urea ABC transporter permease subunit UrtC: MKSLLRAPDTRATILVAALLMAMVAVLDPFRLNLMGKYMAFAFVALGIVLLWGYGGVLSLGQGLFFGAGAYMMAMFLKLEASAPELPDFMVWSSVEHLPLWWQPFRSFPVTLLLILTVAPVAAYLFAYAIFKKRVGGVYFAIVTLSLALTGTVLIVGQQGDTGGANGITDFRTLLGMDIVSDDAKQTLYLIEAAVLCVAMLCCVALLRSRFGKVLIAIRDKEDRVRFSGYNTAHMKAFVFAISALLSSIGGAFYSLQVGLISPTAVGVVASIEMVILAAVGGRLSIPGAVVGALLVGFLKSYLSEAFPEIWLYFLGALFIVVVAFMPLGMAGVVQRLASGRAAAKVMP, from the coding sequence ATGAAATCCCTTCTACGCGCCCCAGACACCCGCGCCACGATTCTCGTTGCCGCGCTGCTGATGGCCATGGTTGCCGTGCTCGATCCGTTCCGCCTGAATCTGATGGGCAAGTACATGGCCTTTGCGTTCGTCGCGCTCGGCATCGTGCTGCTCTGGGGCTACGGCGGCGTGCTGAGCCTCGGCCAGGGCCTGTTCTTCGGCGCCGGTGCCTACATGATGGCCATGTTCCTCAAGCTCGAAGCCTCGGCGCCGGAGCTGCCGGACTTCATGGTGTGGAGCAGCGTCGAGCACCTCCCGCTGTGGTGGCAGCCTTTCCGCAGCTTCCCCGTCACGCTGCTGCTGATCCTCACCGTGGCGCCCGTTGCGGCCTACCTCTTCGCCTACGCCATCTTCAAGAAGCGCGTGGGCGGCGTGTACTTCGCGATCGTGACACTCTCGCTGGCGCTCACCGGCACGGTGCTGATCGTCGGACAGCAGGGCGACACGGGCGGCGCCAACGGCATCACCGACTTCCGCACGCTGCTGGGCATGGACATCGTCAGCGACGATGCCAAGCAGACCCTCTACCTCATCGAGGCGGCCGTCCTCTGCGTTGCGATGCTGTGCTGCGTGGCGCTCCTGCGAAGCCGCTTCGGGAAGGTCCTGATCGCCATCCGGGATAAGGAGGACCGCGTGCGCTTCAGCGGCTACAACACCGCCCACATGAAGGCGTTCGTGTTCGCGATCTCGGCCCTCCTGTCGTCCATCGGTGGCGCCTTCTACAGCCTCCAGGTCGGCTTGATCTCGCCAACCGCCGTGGGTGTGGTGGCCTCGATCGAGATGGTGATCCTGGCGGCCGTGGGGGGCCGCCTGTCGATCCCGGGCGCGGTCGTTGGCGCCTTGCTGGTGGGCTTCCTGAAATCGTACCTGTCCGAGGCCTTCCCCGAGATCTGGCTGTACTTTCTCGGCGCGCTCTTCATCGTGGTCGTGGCATTCATGCCGCTGGGGATGGCTGGCGTCGTACAGCGCCTGGCCTCAGGCCGCGCCGCGGCAAAGGTGATGCCATGA
- the urtB gene encoding urea ABC transporter permease subunit UrtB, producing MTFDIAVMQVFNGVSLFTILLLMAIGLAIVFGLMGVINMAHGELMALGSYVTYLTAMGFSKFAPQWMGVYLFAAIALAFAATFAFGYLLERGFVRFFYSRPLDTLLATWGLSLILQQAYRSIFGAQEVSVPLPQWLSGAWEPVAGIQLPISRIFIIGLTIAVAVGVYLLLNRTRWGLKVRAVTQNRAMSEAVGIDTQRLDALTFALGAGLAGIAGCVFTMIGSTNPGTGQLYIVDSFIVVVFGGVQSLIGTALSGFAIAQSQTTLEYLMSGSMARVTILLLVIVVLYFRPNGLFATRSRS from the coding sequence ATGACCTTCGACATTGCAGTGATGCAGGTCTTCAACGGCGTGAGCCTGTTCACGATCCTGCTCCTCATGGCCATTGGCCTGGCGATCGTCTTCGGCCTGATGGGCGTGATCAACATGGCCCACGGCGAGCTGATGGCGCTCGGCTCGTACGTCACCTATCTGACGGCCATGGGGTTCTCGAAATTCGCCCCGCAGTGGATGGGGGTGTACCTGTTCGCCGCGATCGCGCTGGCATTCGCCGCCACGTTCGCATTCGGGTACCTGCTGGAGCGCGGCTTCGTCAGATTCTTCTACAGCCGTCCGCTCGACACGTTGCTGGCGACCTGGGGCTTGAGCCTGATCCTCCAACAGGCCTATCGCTCCATCTTCGGTGCCCAGGAAGTCAGCGTGCCGCTGCCGCAGTGGCTCAGTGGCGCATGGGAGCCCGTGGCGGGCATCCAGCTGCCGATCAGCCGGATATTCATCATCGGGCTCACCATCGCGGTCGCCGTCGGCGTCTACCTGCTTCTGAACCGTACGCGCTGGGGCCTCAAGGTCCGTGCCGTAACGCAGAACCGCGCGATGAGCGAGGCCGTGGGCATCGATACCCAACGCCTCGACGCGCTGACGTTCGCACTCGGCGCCGGGCTGGCCGGCATCGCGGGATGCGTGTTCACGATGATCGGCTCGACCAATCCGGGCACCGGCCAGCTCTACATCGTGGACTCGTTCATCGTCGTGGTCTTCGGCGGCGTGCAAAGCCTCATCGGCACGGCGCTGTCAGGGTTCGCGATCGCGCAGTCGCAGACCACGCTGGAGTACCTCATGAGCGGGTCGATGGCGCGCGTCACGATTCTCCTGCTCGTGATCGTGGTCCTCTACTTCCGGCCCAACGGCCTGTTCGCAACGCGGTCGAGGAGCTGA
- the urtA gene encoding urea ABC transporter substrate-binding protein, whose product MSPMNRRDLVKTGGTMFVLGAASGSALFTAAANAQEGVKLGLLHSLSGTIAIAEASLVDAEKMAIDEINAAGGVMGRKIEAVVEDGASENSVFAEKARKLLERDKVAAIVGCYTSASRKAVLPALSRAKGLLFYPTYYEGQEQDKHVVYTSQEATQSVVAAVEWLVREKGKTIFLVGSDYIYPRTCNKIAKPTIAKLGGKVLGEEYAPLGHTEFSSIINKIKAAKPDCIYSTVVGGSNVAFYKQLRAAGLDGTKQTLLSTVVSENEIEGIGKDNAVGYYACMGYFQSIKNPANEKFVKAFKSKYGQDRVIGDPMEVAYNSVYLWKLAVEKAKSFDPEKVLAASASVELDAPEGKVRVHATNQHVWKKVRVGKALPNGQFDIVWESPNLVEPNPFPTL is encoded by the coding sequence ATGAGCCCAATGAATCGCCGCGACCTGGTCAAGACCGGCGGCACCATGTTCGTTCTTGGCGCTGCCTCGGGCAGCGCGCTGTTCACCGCAGCCGCCAATGCGCAGGAAGGCGTGAAGCTCGGCCTGCTGCATTCGCTCTCGGGCACCATCGCCATTGCCGAGGCCTCGCTGGTGGATGCGGAGAAGATGGCGATCGACGAGATCAACGCCGCGGGCGGAGTCATGGGCCGCAAGATCGAGGCGGTGGTGGAGGATGGCGCGAGCGAGAACTCGGTGTTCGCCGAGAAGGCGCGCAAGCTCCTGGAGCGCGACAAGGTCGCCGCGATCGTCGGCTGCTACACGTCGGCTTCGCGCAAGGCGGTGCTGCCGGCGCTCAGCCGTGCGAAGGGCCTGCTCTTCTACCCGACCTACTACGAGGGCCAGGAGCAGGACAAGCACGTGGTGTACACCTCGCAGGAGGCCACGCAGTCCGTGGTCGCCGCGGTCGAGTGGCTGGTGCGCGAGAAAGGCAAGACCATCTTTCTCGTCGGCTCCGACTACATCTATCCGCGCACCTGCAACAAGATCGCCAAGCCGACCATTGCCAAGCTGGGCGGCAAGGTGCTGGGTGAAGAGTACGCCCCGCTCGGGCATACCGAGTTCTCATCCATCATCAACAAGATCAAGGCTGCCAAGCCCGATTGCATCTACAGCACCGTCGTCGGCGGATCGAACGTCGCGTTCTACAAGCAGCTGCGCGCAGCCGGGCTCGACGGCACCAAGCAGACGCTCCTGTCCACCGTCGTCTCGGAGAACGAGATCGAAGGAATCGGCAAGGACAATGCCGTCGGCTACTACGCCTGCATGGGGTACTTCCAGAGCATCAAGAACCCCGCGAACGAGAAGTTCGTCAAGGCCTTCAAGTCCAAGTACGGACAGGATCGCGTCATCGGCGATCCGATGGAGGTCGCCTACAACTCGGTCTACCTGTGGAAGCTCGCGGTCGAGAAGGCCAAGTCCTTCGACCCTGAGAAGGTGCTGGCCGCAAGTGCGAGCGTCGAGCTCGATGCGCCGGAGGGCAAGGTGCGTGTGCACGCGACGAACCAGCACGTCTGGAAGAAGGTGCGCGTCGGCAAGGCGCTGCCGAACGGCCAGTTCGACATCGTCTGGGAGTCGCCCAACCTCGTCGAGCCCAACCCCTTCCCCACGCTGTAG
- the acuR gene encoding acrylate utilization transcriptional regulator AcuR: MSSITVLPRRRGRPAKDAGDYRATREALLNAGVAALTEKGFSATGIDEILKSVGVPKGSFYHFFANKEAFGAELIARYDEYFVRKLDRFLLDETKSPLDRIDAFFADAERGMKRFGFRRGCLVGNLGQEMGTLPEAFRSQLTNVLLDWQRRTAVVLEQARRDGEIGKATDCAEWAAFLWTGWEGAVLRAKLERKAAPLQMFARLFRQSIGA; encoded by the coding sequence ATGAGTTCCATCACTGTTCTGCCACGCAGGCGTGGCCGCCCCGCCAAGGATGCAGGCGACTATCGTGCGACGCGCGAGGCGCTTCTCAATGCCGGCGTCGCTGCATTGACGGAGAAGGGCTTCTCGGCGACCGGCATCGACGAGATCCTCAAGTCCGTAGGCGTTCCGAAGGGCTCCTTCTATCATTTCTTTGCCAACAAGGAAGCGTTCGGCGCGGAGCTCATCGCACGCTACGACGAGTACTTCGTCCGTAAGCTCGACAGGTTCTTGCTGGACGAGACCAAGTCTCCGCTCGACCGAATCGACGCCTTCTTCGCCGACGCCGAGCGTGGCATGAAGCGCTTCGGATTCCGTCGTGGCTGCCTGGTCGGTAACCTGGGCCAGGAGATGGGCACGCTGCCCGAAGCCTTTCGTTCCCAGCTGACCAACGTGCTGCTCGACTGGCAACGCCGCACGGCAGTGGTGCTCGAGCAGGCCAGGCGCGACGGAGAGATCGGCAAGGCAACGGACTGCGCGGAATGGGCGGCATTCCTCTGGACCGGTTGGGAAGGCGCGGTGCTCCGCGCCAAGCTCGAACGCAAGGCTGCACCACTCCAGATGTTCGCCAGGCTTTTTCGGCAAAGCATCGGGGCCTGA
- a CDS encoding GMC family oxidoreductase: protein MSVHAFDYVVIGAGTAGCLLANRLSADSERNVLLLEAGGPDSYPWIHIPVGYLYCIDNPRTDWRFRTEASAGLNGRSLLYPRGKTLGGCSSINGMIYMRGQARDYARWAEATGDAAWTWENCLPDFRAHEDHYRLDASRLASSDDMAAFKALHGSGGEWRIEKQRLRWDVLDAFALAAQQAGIPATEDFNGGDNRGVSYFEVNQRGGWRWNASKAFLRPIRKQRRNLTVWTGAQVCRLLFEQDADGVRVCRGVELVHAGERRTVKATREVVLSAGAVGTPQILQLSGIGDAALLQSHGVPVVAHVPGVGRNLQDHLQIRSVYKVHGAATLNTQATRLIGKAKIALEYALKRSGPMSMAPSQLGIFTKSDASRAHANIQYHVQPLSLDAFGQPLHDFPAITASVCNLNPTSRGSVNIRSADFADAPRIAPDYLSTEEDRRVAADSLRVTRRIAAQPAMARYKPEEFKPGPQYETDEQLARLAGDIGTTIFHPVGTAKMGAASDQMAVVDSHLRVRGFRGLRVVDASVMPTITSGNTNSPTLMIAEKASRWIAAGQ, encoded by the coding sequence ATGAGCGTGCACGCCTTCGACTACGTGGTCATCGGCGCGGGCACCGCGGGCTGCCTGCTCGCGAACCGCCTGAGTGCCGACAGCGAACGCAACGTCCTGCTGCTCGAGGCGGGCGGTCCGGACAGCTACCCTTGGATCCACATCCCGGTCGGCTATCTGTACTGCATCGACAACCCGCGCACCGACTGGCGCTTCCGCACCGAGGCATCAGCAGGACTCAACGGCCGGTCACTGCTGTATCCACGAGGAAAGACCCTGGGCGGGTGCTCGAGCATCAACGGAATGATCTACATGCGCGGCCAGGCCCGCGACTATGCGCGATGGGCAGAAGCCACCGGCGACGCTGCGTGGACCTGGGAGAACTGCCTGCCCGACTTCCGTGCACACGAGGACCACTACCGCCTCGATGCGTCGAGGCTTGCCTCATCCGATGACATGGCGGCCTTCAAGGCGCTCCATGGCTCCGGCGGGGAGTGGCGCATCGAGAAGCAGAGGCTGCGCTGGGACGTGCTCGATGCGTTCGCGCTTGCCGCACAGCAGGCCGGCATCCCGGCCACCGAGGATTTCAATGGCGGGGACAACCGCGGCGTCAGCTATTTCGAAGTGAACCAGCGTGGCGGATGGCGCTGGAACGCCTCCAAGGCGTTTCTTCGTCCCATTCGCAAGCAACGCAGGAACCTGACAGTCTGGACCGGGGCACAGGTTTGCCGCCTGCTGTTCGAGCAGGACGCCGATGGCGTTCGCGTGTGCCGGGGGGTCGAGCTCGTGCACGCTGGCGAGCGGCGCACCGTGAAGGCGACACGGGAGGTCGTCTTGAGCGCCGGCGCGGTCGGCACACCGCAGATCCTGCAGCTCTCCGGGATCGGTGATGCCGCCCTGCTCCAGTCGCACGGCGTGCCTGTGGTCGCGCACGTGCCGGGTGTCGGGCGCAACCTGCAGGACCACCTCCAGATACGGTCGGTCTACAAGGTGCACGGCGCAGCGACGCTCAACACCCAGGCGACTCGGCTCATCGGCAAGGCGAAGATCGCGCTCGAGTACGCATTGAAACGCAGCGGCCCGATGAGCATGGCTCCTTCGCAGCTGGGCATCTTCACGAAGAGCGACGCGTCGCGCGCTCACGCGAATATCCAGTACCACGTGCAGCCACTCAGCCTGGATGCCTTCGGGCAGCCCTTGCACGATTTCCCTGCGATCACGGCCAGCGTGTGCAACCTCAATCCGACGAGCCGAGGCAGCGTGAATATCCGAAGTGCCGACTTCGCGGATGCGCCGCGTATCGCACCCGACTACCTGAGCACCGAGGAAGACCGGCGGGTTGCCGCCGACTCGCTGCGCGTCACCCGGCGAATCGCAGCGCAACCCGCGATGGCCCGCTACAAGCCGGAAGAATTCAAGCCCGGGCCCCAATACGAAACCGACGAGCAGCTCGCCCGGCTCGCGGGCGACATCGGCACGACGATCTTTCACCCCGTCGGCACCGCAAAGATGGGAGCCGCCTCGGACCAGATGGCGGTGGTGGACAGCCATCTGCGCGTTCGCGGCTTCCGTGGCTTGCGTGTGGTCGATGCCAGCGTGATGCCGACCATCACCAGCGGCAATACCAACAGCCCCACGCTGATGATCGCCGAGAAGGCCTCGCGCTGGATCGCTGCCGGGCAATAG